One region of Daphnia pulicaria isolate SC F1-1A chromosome 7, SC_F0-13Bv2, whole genome shotgun sequence genomic DNA includes:
- the LOC124348704 gene encoding WSC domain-containing protein 2-like: MLQYHLRSFRRFLIALFLFSTLMILVNTTVFFGDTVFSSVASLNPNQTTDKTENTGINYKKTVVKNRKLRQLRFSPAKRFIRRPWPNTPDCSNFTIRRTMTNSLPPVALASFPGSGNTWVRGLIEAASGIYTGSIYKDANLYLHGFWGELADWNAGVTVAQKTHDSGADHVRSFSGGRSIFLNRNPYEAILSFHNFLYGGHVGHASSANFRRSGK, from the exons ATGCTCCAGTACCATTTGCGATCGTTTAGGAGGTTTTTGATCGCGTTGTTTCTGTTCTCTACGCTAATGATTCTCGTGAACACAACAGTCTTCTTCGGCGATACTGTTTTCTCGTCGGTGGCATCATTAAACCCCAACCAGACTACCGACAAAACGGAAAACACCGGCATCAATTATAA AAAGACCGTCGTTAAAAACCGAAAGTTACGTCAACTGAGATTCAGCCCAGCGAAACGTTTTATTCGTCGACCTTGGCCAAACACACCGGATTGTTCCAACTTCACCATCAg ACGGACGATGACAAACAGTTTACCACCGGTGGCTCTCGCTAGTTTTCCCGGTAGTGGAAACACTTGGGTCCGCGGTCTAATTGAAGCAGCCTCGGGGATTTATACCGGAAGTATATACAAAGATGCCAATCTTTATCTTCACG GTTTTTGGGGTGAGCTTGCAGACTGGAACGCTGGCGTGACAGTTGCGCAGAAAACTCACGATTCCGGTGCCGATCACGTCCGATCTTTTTCGGGAGGCCGAAGTATTTTCCTCAACCGCAATCCTTACGAAGCCATTTTGTCGTTTCATAACTTCCTTTATGGTGGCCACGTTGGACATGCCTCGTCGGCCAATTTCCGCCGATctggtaaataa